From Clarias gariepinus isolate MV-2021 ecotype Netherlands chromosome 2, CGAR_prim_01v2, whole genome shotgun sequence, one genomic window encodes:
- the LOC128541427 gene encoding trace amine-associated receptor 13c-like yields MHNFVNLTEFNQSNHCVHASCPERSVSPAVYRFLYVCSAAVVLLTVCGNMLVIISVLHFKQLHTPTNTIVLSLAVSDFLIGAFVMLPVLIWTIESCWIFNTSYCICLLISSFFLANVSIYNIALVSVDRYLALSKPFFYTNKISRRKMCIVVYSNWCLCVVYVIAVLYFNGSFMGVLLCPGECFLFFNEVWSVIDLVHSFIFPLSIIIILYTGVFVIARKHATAIRELNNHTRPKAQKTTVHLMKSERKAAKVLGILVAVFLVCLLPYFIFTFLGEIIKLQSDTFQKVLILIHLNSTINPFIYALFYPWFRRCIKLIITLQIFQTDSSLINVML; encoded by the coding sequence ATGCACAACTTTGTGAACCTGACAGAGTTTAACCAGTCTAATCACTGTGTGCATGCATCCTGTCCAGAGAGATCTGTATCTCCTGCAGTTTATagatttttgtatgtgtgttcagctgctgtGGTTCTGCTAACAGTGTGTGGAAATATGCTTGTCATCATCTCTGTTCTTCACTTTAAGCAGCTTCACACTCCAACAAACACAATTGTGCTCTCTCTAGCTGTGTCAGATTTCCTCATTGGAGCTTTTGTTATGCTTCCAGTATTAATCTGGACGATAGAGTCATGCTGGATttttaacacaagttactgCATCTGTTTGTTGatcagttctttttttcttgcaaatGTCTCCATCTATAATATAGCTTTAGTCTCAGTAGATCGGTATTTGGCTCTCTCAAAGCCATTTTTCTACACAAACAAAATCTCTAGAAGGAAAATGTGCATTGTGGTTTATTCTaactggtgtttgtgtgtggtgtatgtCATAGCAGTTCTGTATTTTAATGGAAGTTTCATGGGTGTGTTATTGTGTCCTGGagagtgttttctgttttttaatgaGGTTTGGTCTGTAATTGATCTTgtacattcatttatatttccactctctatcataatcatattgtatactggagtttttgtgattgctaggaaacatgccactgctatcagagagcttaataatcacacacgGCCTAAAGCACAGAAAACCACCGTACACTTaatgaaatctgagagaaaagcagctaaagtTCTGGGAATTTTAGTGGCTGTGTTTCTGGTTTGTCtacttccatattttatttttacatttttaggcgAAATTATTAAACTACAGTCAGATACCTTTCAGAAAGTCCTTATTCTGATACATCTTAATTCCAccattaatccatttatttatgctctgttttacccatggtttaggaggtgcattaaattaattataactcTGCAAATATTTCAAACAGACTCTTCCTTAATCAATGTTATGTTATGA
- the LOC128545697 gene encoding trace amine-associated receptor 13c-like: MNLTGFNQSDRCKHFFCPQRSVYLEVYILLYVCSSAVVLLTLCGNLLIIISVLHFKQLHTPTNTIVLSLAVSDFLIGAFVMLPVLIWTIESCWIFEKGYCFCLMVTSFFLGNVSIYNIALIAVDRYLALSNPFFYINIISRRKMCIVVYLNWCLCLMYVIAVLYFNGSFMTFFICPGECFLFFNEICSIIDLVHSFIFPLCVIIILYTLVFVIAKKHATAIRDFNNLTLPKTQKVTSHSMKSERKAAKVLGILVSVFLVCLLPYFVFTFLGNVIKIQPETFQKVLIMIYLNSTINPFIYALFYPWFRRCTRLIITLQIFQADSALINVLS, from the coding sequence ATGAACCTGACAGGGTTTAACCAGTCTGATCGCTGTAAGCATTTCTTCTGTCCACAGAGGTCTGTATATCTTgaagtttatattttactgtacgTGTGTTCAAGTGCTGTGGTTCTTCTAACATTGTGTGGAAATCTGCTCATCATCATCTCTGTTCTTCACTTCAAGCAGCTTCATACACCAACAAACACAATTGTTCTCTCTCTGGCTGTGTCAGATTTTCTCATTGGCGCGTTTGTGATGCTTCCAGTGTTAATCTGGACAATCGAGTCATGCTGGATTTTTGAAAAAGGTTACTGCTTCTGTTTAATGgttacttctttttttcttgggaATGTGTCCATCTACAATATTGCTCTGATTGCTGTAGATAGATATTTGGCTCTCTCAAATCcatttttctacataaacataATCTCTAGAAGGAAAATGTGCATTGTGGTTTATTTAAACTGGTGTTTGTGTCTGATGTATGTCATAGCAGTTCTGTATTTTAATGGAAGTTTCATGACTTTTTTCATTTGTCCTGGAgagtgttttctcttttttaatgaGATTTGTTCTATAATTGAtcttgttcattcatttatatttccCCTTTGTgtcataattatattatatactttagtttttgtgattgctaagaaacatgccactgctatcAGAGACTTTAATAATCTCACACTGCCTAAAACACAGAAAGTCACCTCACACTCAATGAAATCTGAAAGAAAAGCAGCAAAAGTACTTGGaattttagtgtctgtgtttttggtgtgtttacttccatattttgttttcacttttttaggaaatgttattaaaatacagccagaaacttttcagaaagtCCTTATTATGATATATCTTAATTCTAccattaatccatttatttatgctctgtTTTACCCATGGTTTAGGAGATGCACTAGACTGATTATAACTCTGCAAATATTTCAAGCAGACTCTGCATTAATCAATGTTCTTTCATGA
- the LOC128518043 gene encoding trace amine-associated receptor 13c-like → MNLSEFNQSDHCVHFSCPERSVSPAVYILLYVCSAAVVLLTVCGNLLIIISVFFFKQLHTPTNMLVISLGVSDFLIGAFVMLPTFVWTIESCWIFDRSYCICWIITSFFLGNLSIYNIALIAVDRYLALSNPFFYTNTITKRTMCIVVYLHWCLCLGYVIAFFCTNENLMSMALCPGQCFYYFNEVWSVIDLIHTFIFPLSVIIILYSQVFMIAKKHATAIRELNNHARSKTQKITSHSMKSERKAAKVLGILVSVFLICLLPYFIYSLLGGVIEVKFETFQKVLIILYLNSTINPIIYALFYPWFRRCIKLIITLKISQKGSALINVIS, encoded by the coding sequence ATGAACCTGTCAGAGTTTAACCAGTCAGATCACTGTGTGCATTTCTCCTGTCCAGAGAGATCTGTATCTCCTGCAGTTTATATCTTACTGTACGTATGTTCAGCTGCTGTGGTTCTGCTAACAGTGTGTGGAAATCTGCTCATcatcatctctgtttttttcttcaagcagcttcacacacccACTAACATGCTTGTGATTTCTCTAGGAGTGTCGGATTTCCTCATTGGCGCTTTCGTGATGTTGCCAACATTTGTCTGGACAATTGAGTCATGTTGGATATTCGATAGGAGTTACTGCATCTGTTGGATaattacttctttttttctcgGTAACCTGTCCATCTATAATATCGCTCTCATTGCTGTAGATCGGTATTTGGCTCTCTCAAACCCATTTttctacacaaacacaatcactAAAAGGACCATGTGCATTGTGGTTTATCTTCACTGGTGTTTGTGTTTGGGTTATGTCATAGCATTCTTTTGCACTAATGAAAACCTCATGAGTATGGCTTTGTGTCCTGGACAGTGCTTTTACTATTTTAATGAAGTTTGGTCTGTAATAGAtcttatacatacatttatatttccactttctgtcattattatactgtatagtcagGTTTTTATGattgctaagaaacatgccactgctatcAGAGAGCTTAATAATCATGCACGGtctaaaacacagaaaatcacctcacactcgatgaaatctgagagaaaagcagctaaagtcctcGGCATTTTGGTGTCTGTGTTTCTAATTTGCTTGCttccttattttatttacagtttattaggtGGTGTTATTGAAGTAAAATTTGAAACTTTTCAGAAAGTTTTGATCATACTTTATCTTAATTCCACAATCAATCCAATAATTTATGCCCTGTTTTACCCCTGGTTCAGGAGgtgcattaaattaataattactttGAAAATATCCCAAAAAGGCTCAGcattaattaatgttatttcATGA
- the LOC128515434 gene encoding trace amine-associated receptor 13c-like: MPNFMNLTEFNQSDRCEHFACPERSVSSAVYILLYVCSTAVVMLTVCGNLLIIMSVLHFKQLHTPTNTLVLSLAVSDFLIGALVMLSVLIWTIESCWIFERGYCFCLLITAFFLGNVSFYNVALISVDRYLALSNPFFYATTISRKKMCIVVYCNWGLCVVYVIAVLYFNRSFMGISMCPGECFLFLNEVWSVIDLVHSFIFPLSVIIILYSLVFVIAKKHATAIRELNNHTRPKTQKITSHSMKSERKAAKVLGILVFVFLMCLLPYFIFTLLGDVIKIQPETFQKVLIMIYLNSTINPFIYALFYPWFRRCSRLIITLQIFQADSALINVHS, from the coding sequence ATGCCCAACTTTATGAATCTGACAGAGTTTAATCAGTCTGATCGCTGTGAGCATTTCGCCTGTCCAGAGAGATCTGTATCTTCTGCAGTttatatcttactgtatgtgtgttcaacTGCTGTGGTTATGCTAACTGTGTGTGGAAATCTGCTCATCATCATGTCTGTTCTTCACttcaagcagcttcacacacctACTAACACCCTAGTGCTCTCTCTGGCTGTCTCGGATTTTCTTATTGGTGCTTTAGTGATGCTTTCAGTGTTAATCTGGACAATTGAGTCATGCTGGATTTTTGAAAGAGGTTACTGCTTTTGTTTGCTGatcactgctttttttcttggGAATGTGTCCTTCTATAATGTTGCTTTGATTTCTGTAGATCGGTATTTGGCGCTCTCAAATCCATTTTTCTACGCAACTACAATCTCTAGAAAGAAAATGTGCATTGTGGTTTATTGTAACTGGGGTTTGTGTGTGGTTTATGTCATAGCAGTTCTGTATTTTAATAGAAGTTTCATGGGCATTTCAATGTGTCCTGGAGAGTGTTTTCTCTTTCTGAATGAGGTTTGGTCTGTAATTGATCTTGTACATTCATTCATATTTCCACTTTCTGTCATAATCATATTGTATAGTCTAGTTTTTGTGATTGCTAAAAAACATGCCACTGCCATCAGAGagcttaataatcacacacggcctaaaacacagaaaatcacctcacactcgatgaaatctgagagaaaagcagctaaagtcctcggcattttagtgtttgtgtttttgatgTGTTTACTAccgtattttatttttactttgttagGTGATGTAATTAAAATACAGCCAGAAACTTTCCAGAAAGTCCTTATTATGATATATCTTAATTCTACtattaatccatttatttatgcgCTGTTTTACCCATGGTTTAGAAGATGCTCTAGACTGATTATAACTCTGCAAATATTCCAAGCAGACTCTGCATTAATCAATGTTCATTCATGA